In Mastomys coucha isolate ucsf_1 unplaced genomic scaffold, UCSF_Mcou_1 pScaffold5, whole genome shotgun sequence, one genomic interval encodes:
- the LOC116077672 gene encoding olfactory receptor 1P1-like: protein MARGNQTSTFEFLLWGLSEQPRQQHILFLLFLWMYLVTVAGNLLIVLAISTNVQLHTPMYFFLASLSCVDIFFTSTTVPKALVNIHTQSRTISYAGCLVQLYFFLTFGDMDIFLLATMAYDRFVAICHPLHYRMIMSFQRCSLLLTACWTLTNLVAMTHTFLIFRLSFCSKKVIPDFFCDLEPLMKIACSETHINELVLLFLGGAVILIPFLLILVSYIRIVSAILRVPSAQGRRKAFSTCGSHLSVVALFFGTVIRAYLCPSSSSSNSVVEDTAAAVMYTVVTPLLNPFIYSLRNKDMKGALVRILKGKASFSWAQGLLHRK, encoded by the coding sequence ATGGCAAGAGGGAACCAGACCAGCACCTTTGAGTTCCTCCTCTGGGGACTGTCAGAGCAGCCACGGCAGCAACAcatcctcttcctgctcttcctgtgGATGTACCTGGTCACTGTAGCTGGGAACCTGCTTATTGTCCTGGCCATTAGCACTAATGTACAACtccacacccccatgtacttcttccttgcCAGCCTGTCCTGTGTTGACATCTTCTTTACCTCTACCACAGTACCCAAGGCCCTGGTGAACATTCACACCCAAAGCAGGACCATCTCCTATGCAGGATGCCTGGTCCAGCTCTATTTTTTCTTGACTTTTGGAGACATGGACATCTTTCTCCTGGCCACAATGGCCTATGATCGCTTTGTGGCTATTTGCCACCCTCTCCACTATAGGATGATCATGAGCTTCCAGCGTTGCTCACTCTTATTGACAGCCTGTTGGACACTTACAAACCTTGTTGCCATGACACACACCTTCCTCATATTCCGGCTGTCTTTCTGTTCTAAGAAGGTCATTCCAGACTTCTTCTGTGACCTGGAACCCCTGATGAAGATTGCTTGCTCTGAAACCCATATCAATGAGCTCGTGCTTCTCTTTCTGGGGGGTGCAGTCATCTTAATCCCCTTTTTGCTCATCCTTGTGTCTTATATCCGCATTGTGTCAGCTATCCTCAGGGTCCCTTCCGCCCAAGGGAGGCGCAAGGCCTTTTCTACTTGTGGGTCCCACCTTTCTGTGGTTGCTCTGTTCTTTGGGACAGTGATAAGGGCTTATCTATGtccctcatcctcttcctctaactcagtggtagaggacaCAGCAGCTGCTGTCATGTATACAGTGGTGACTCCCCTGCTGAACCCCTTCATTTACAGCCTGCGGAACAAAGACATGAAGGGAGCACTGGTCAGAATTCTCAAGGGAAAAGCCTCCTTCTCCTGGGCCCAGGGACTTCTGCACAGAAAGTGA